From a single Pseudomonas triticicola genomic region:
- a CDS encoding FGGY-family carbohydrate kinase, with product MTQKKYLLAIDNGTQSVRALLFDQQGNLLGKGKVDLQAYYSTQPGWAEQDPEYYWAKLGEACQQLWQQTGIDRAQIAGVSLTTQRGTVINVDASGKPLRPAIVWLDQRQAEVEGGIKGPWGWLFKLVGAKATVDYFRAQAEANWIARHQPEVWTATDKFLLLSGFLTHRLCGRFVDSVGCCVGYLPFDFKRLKWAAPHDWKWQALAVRPEQLPTLHKPGETLGYITAEAARHTGIPEGLPLIAAGADKACEVIGSGVVDARTVCLSYGTTATITSTRSRYLEIVPLIPPYPSAVPDQYNCEVMIYRGYWMVSWFKNQFGLREMQQAKEQGIEPEQLFDALVNEVPPGSMGLMLQPYWSPGIREPGVEAKGAMIGFGDVHTRAHIYRAILEGLAYALRQGMENIERRSKVSIQRLRVAGGGSQSDAAMQLTANIFGLPAERPHVYEASGLGAAICCAVGLGLHRDFPSAIAAMTRVGAVFTPQPEAQKVYEQLYREVYLRMYRQLKPLYQSIRKITGYPE from the coding sequence ATGACGCAGAAAAAATACCTGTTGGCGATCGACAACGGCACTCAGAGCGTGCGCGCATTGCTCTTCGATCAGCAGGGCAATCTGCTCGGTAAAGGCAAAGTCGATCTGCAGGCGTACTACTCGACGCAACCCGGTTGGGCCGAGCAGGATCCGGAGTACTACTGGGCGAAACTCGGCGAGGCCTGCCAGCAACTCTGGCAGCAAACCGGCATCGACCGTGCGCAGATTGCCGGCGTGTCCCTGACCACTCAGCGCGGCACCGTGATCAATGTCGATGCCAGCGGCAAACCGCTGCGCCCGGCGATTGTCTGGCTCGATCAACGTCAGGCTGAGGTCGAGGGCGGCATCAAAGGGCCGTGGGGCTGGCTGTTCAAACTGGTCGGCGCCAAGGCAACGGTGGATTACTTTCGCGCCCAGGCCGAGGCCAACTGGATCGCCCGGCATCAACCCGAGGTGTGGACGGCGACCGACAAGTTTTTGCTGCTCTCGGGTTTTCTTACTCATCGCCTGTGCGGGCGCTTCGTCGATTCGGTCGGCTGCTGCGTCGGCTATCTGCCCTTCGACTTCAAACGGCTGAAGTGGGCGGCACCGCATGACTGGAAATGGCAAGCACTGGCGGTGCGCCCGGAGCAGTTGCCGACCCTGCACAAACCCGGCGAAACCCTCGGCTACATCACAGCCGAAGCCGCCCGGCACACTGGCATTCCCGAAGGGCTGCCGCTGATCGCGGCGGGCGCGGACAAGGCCTGCGAAGTGATCGGCTCCGGCGTGGTCGATGCGCGCACCGTGTGCCTGTCTTACGGCACCACCGCGACCATCACCAGCACCCGCTCGCGCTATTTGGAAATCGTCCCGCTGATCCCGCCGTACCCCTCGGCCGTGCCCGATCAGTACAACTGCGAAGTGATGATCTATCGCGGCTACTGGATGGTCAGCTGGTTCAAGAACCAATTCGGCCTGCGCGAGATGCAGCAGGCAAAAGAGCAGGGCATCGAGCCGGAGCAACTGTTCGATGCACTAGTCAACGAAGTGCCCCCGGGTTCGATGGGTTTGATGCTGCAACCCTACTGGTCACCGGGCATCCGCGAACCGGGCGTGGAAGCCAAGGGCGCGATGATCGGCTTCGGCGACGTACACACCCGCGCGCACATCTACCGGGCGATTCTCGAAGGCCTGGCCTACGCGCTGCGCCAAGGCATGGAAAACATCGAACGGCGTTCGAAGGTCTCGATCCAGCGCCTGCGCGTCGCCGGCGGCGGCTCGCAAAGCGACGCCGCCATGCAACTGACCGCCAACATCTTCGGCCTGCCGGCAGAGCGCCCGCATGTGTATGAAGCGTCCGGGTTAGGGGCGGCGATTTGCTGTGCGGTGGGGTTGGGACTGCATCGGGATTTTCCATCGGCCATTGCGGCGATGACTCGGGTTGGAGCGGTTTTCACACCGCAGCCTGAGGCGCAGAAGGTTTATGAGCAGTTGTACAGAGAGGTGTATTTGCGTATGTACCGGCAGCTCAAACCGCTGTATCAAAGCATCCGCAAAATCACCGGGTATCCCGAATAG
- a CDS encoding glycerol-3-phosphate dehydrogenase/oxidase — MTANWNAQWREQILPTLADETWDLIVIGGGISGAGIVREAARRGWRCLLLEQRDFAWGSSSRSSKMVHGGLRYIAKGQWRLTRDSVRERQRLLDEAPGLVEPMSFMMPHYRGGFPGPRVMGGLLSVYDALAGRRNHAFHDAQQLRFLAPGVKENGLLGGSCFVDALTDDARLVMRVLREARADGAVVLNGVRVTQLLREGGRVCGVQIEDGESGATLQLRSAVLAVATGAWAERLRPADAAKQLRPLRGSHLLLPGWRLPVAQAFTFLHQRDRRPVFVFPWEGATVVGTTDLDHREDLDHSARISSEELDYLLAACQQQFPGAEVGVDDVLSTWSGVRPVVGSAAGAQQDKPSNETREHVLWQEPGCVTLAGGKLTTFRPQAIEVLKACAAMLGRSFVDDGAPVFAAVPPLTIAGLSGSQWRRLAGRHGRDLPRLAQLLGELGLETVGASDTLWAELAFACEAEMILHLDDLLLRRTRLGLLLPRGGEDYLPAIRTLCQPRLAWDDERWQAEIERYRLLWLRDHGLPEITP; from the coding sequence ATGACGGCGAACTGGAACGCGCAGTGGCGCGAGCAGATTCTGCCGACGCTGGCGGATGAAACCTGGGACCTGATCGTCATCGGCGGCGGCATCAGCGGCGCCGGAATCGTCCGCGAAGCCGCGCGCCGGGGCTGGCGCTGTCTGCTGCTGGAACAGCGCGATTTTGCCTGGGGCTCCTCCAGCCGATCATCGAAAATGGTCCACGGCGGTTTGCGTTACATCGCCAAGGGCCAGTGGCGCCTGACCCGCGATTCGGTGCGCGAGCGTCAGCGCCTGCTCGACGAGGCGCCGGGGCTGGTCGAGCCGATGAGTTTCATGATGCCGCACTATCGCGGCGGCTTTCCCGGGCCGCGCGTCATGGGCGGCCTGCTCTCGGTGTACGACGCGCTGGCGGGGCGGCGCAACCATGCTTTTCATGACGCCCAGCAACTGCGTTTTCTTGCGCCGGGGGTGAAGGAAAACGGCCTGCTCGGCGGCAGCTGTTTTGTCGATGCACTGACCGATGATGCGCGGCTGGTGATGCGCGTACTGCGCGAGGCCCGGGCCGATGGCGCGGTGGTGCTCAATGGTGTGCGGGTCACGCAACTGCTGCGTGAAGGCGGGCGGGTGTGCGGGGTTCAGATCGAAGATGGCGAGAGCGGGGCGACGCTGCAATTGCGCTCCGCTGTGTTGGCCGTGGCCACAGGCGCGTGGGCTGAGCGCCTGCGTCCCGCTGACGCTGCGAAGCAATTGCGACCGTTGCGCGGCAGTCATCTGTTACTGCCGGGCTGGCGCTTGCCGGTGGCGCAGGCGTTCACTTTTCTGCATCAGCGTGATCGGCGCCCGGTGTTCGTGTTTCCGTGGGAAGGCGCGACGGTGGTCGGCACCACGGACCTCGATCACCGCGAGGACCTCGACCACAGCGCACGCATTTCCAGCGAAGAGCTCGACTATCTGCTCGCCGCGTGCCAGCAGCAATTTCCCGGCGCCGAAGTGGGCGTCGACGACGTGCTGTCGACCTGGTCAGGCGTGCGCCCGGTGGTCGGCAGCGCGGCGGGAGCGCAGCAGGACAAACCGTCCAACGAAACCCGCGAACATGTGCTGTGGCAAGAGCCCGGTTGCGTGACGTTGGCCGGCGGCAAACTGACCACATTCCGCCCGCAAGCGATCGAAGTGCTCAAGGCGTGTGCGGCGATGCTCGGGCGTTCTTTTGTCGATGACGGCGCGCCGGTGTTCGCCGCTGTGCCGCCGCTGACAATCGCGGGACTGAGCGGCAGTCAGTGGCGACGCTTGGCCGGACGTCACGGTCGAGACCTGCCGAGGTTGGCGCAATTGCTCGGCGAACTCGGTCTGGAAACGGTTGGCGCCAGCGATACTTTGTGGGCAGAGCTGGCGTTCGCCTGCGAGGCGGAAATGATTCTGCATTTGGATGATTTGCTGCTGCGCCGCACCCGTTTGGGCCTGTTGCTGCCGCGCGGTGGCGAGGACTATCTTCCCGCGATTCGCACGCTCTGCCAGCCACGATTGGCCTGGGACGATGAGCGCTGGCAAGCGGAAATTGAGCGTTATCGATTGTTGTGGCTGCGCGATCACGGCTTGCCGGAGATCACGCCATGA
- a CDS encoding FAD-binding oxidoreductase: protein MRRWNGWGEAGTVVELPAQGATFLHERLGSGRALPDATLEAALAQVPTSRLVPHRLYSVDAHDRLLHARGQSLPDWLALREGALGTYPDAVAFPETAEQIRQLLALAHDQDLCLIPYGGGTSVAGHINPPNSARPVLTVSLARMNRLTDLDEQSLLATFGPGASGPQVESQLRARGYTLGHFPQSWELSTLGGWVASRSSGQQSLRYGRIEQLFAGGTLETFAGPLQIPTFPASAAGPDLREVVLGCEGRFGIISEVKVRVSALPADERFYGVFLPDWPQALRAIRQLAQARVPLSMLRLSNAVETETQLALAGHPQQIAWLEKYLKLRGAGDGKCLLTFGVTGNRQQNALSLKHARAHLKAFGGVFTGTLLGKKWAQNRFRFPYLRENLWNAGYVVDTLETATDWSNVDHLLSLIENSLRDALAAEGERVHVFTHLSHVYGEGSSIYTTYVFRPAADYAATLARWRMLKHAASQTIVDNHGTISHQHGVGKDHAPYLLREKGPLAMQTLQALSEHFDPEGRLNPGTLLPESRP from the coding sequence ATGCGACGCTGGAACGGCTGGGGAGAGGCAGGCACGGTGGTTGAACTGCCGGCCCAGGGCGCGACATTTCTCCACGAACGCTTGGGCTCTGGCCGCGCATTGCCTGATGCGACATTGGAAGCGGCGTTGGCGCAAGTGCCGACCTCGCGCCTGGTGCCGCATCGCTTGTACAGCGTCGATGCTCACGATCGCCTGCTGCACGCGCGCGGCCAGAGCCTGCCGGATTGGTTGGCACTACGCGAAGGCGCACTGGGCACGTATCCCGATGCTGTGGCGTTTCCCGAAACCGCTGAGCAGATCCGCCAATTGCTGGCCCTCGCCCATGATCAGGATCTGTGCCTGATTCCCTACGGCGGCGGCACGTCGGTGGCCGGGCACATCAATCCACCAAACTCCGCGCGCCCGGTGCTGACGGTGTCGCTGGCGCGGATGAATCGCCTGACCGACCTCGACGAACAGAGCCTGCTGGCGACATTCGGCCCCGGCGCCAGCGGGCCGCAAGTCGAAAGCCAATTGCGCGCGCGCGGCTACACGCTGGGGCATTTCCCGCAGTCGTGGGAGCTGTCGACCCTGGGCGGTTGGGTGGCCAGTCGTTCCAGCGGCCAGCAGTCGTTGCGCTACGGGCGGATCGAGCAATTGTTTGCCGGCGGCACCCTGGAAACGTTCGCCGGGCCTTTGCAGATTCCGACGTTCCCGGCGTCGGCCGCCGGCCCGGATCTGCGTGAAGTGGTGCTCGGTTGCGAAGGCCGTTTCGGGATCATTTCCGAGGTCAAAGTGCGGGTCAGCGCGTTGCCGGCGGACGAGCGCTTCTACGGCGTGTTTTTGCCCGATTGGCCTCAGGCGCTGCGAGCGATCCGGCAACTGGCGCAGGCGCGCGTACCGTTGTCGATGCTGCGTCTGTCCAACGCGGTGGAAACCGAAACGCAACTGGCGCTGGCCGGCCATCCGCAGCAGATTGCCTGGCTGGAAAAGTACCTCAAGCTGCGTGGCGCCGGCGACGGCAAATGCCTGCTGACCTTCGGCGTAACCGGCAATCGCCAGCAAAACGCACTGTCGCTGAAACACGCGCGCGCCCATCTGAAAGCCTTCGGCGGCGTATTCACCGGCACGCTGCTGGGCAAGAAGTGGGCGCAGAACCGCTTCCGCTTTCCCTACCTGCGCGAGAACCTGTGGAACGCCGGTTACGTGGTCGACACCCTCGAAACGGCCACCGACTGGAGCAACGTCGATCACTTGCTCAGCCTGATCGAAAACAGCCTGCGCGATGCCCTGGCCGCCGAGGGCGAACGGGTGCATGTGTTCACTCATCTCTCGCACGTTTACGGCGAAGGCTCGAGCATTTACACCACTTACGTGTTTCGCCCGGCAGCCGACTATGCCGCGACGCTGGCGCGCTGGCGGATGCTCAAACACGCGGCCAGCCAGACCATCGTCGACAACCACGGCACCATCAGTCATCAGCATGGCGTCGGCAAGGATCACGCGCCGTATCTGCTGCGCGAAAAAGGCCCGCTGGCGATGCAGACGTTGCAGGCGCTGAGCGAACATTTCGACCCGGAAGGGCGCCTCAACCCGGGCACGTTATTGCCAGAGTCGCGGCCATGA
- the gliR gene encoding AraC family transcriptional regulator GliR → MPSLGFTSVPPLLKYLRHAEQLGMAIEPALAAAGLQAQQLSDNTLRLPGEVHERLLDYFCEHSGDGLFGLHAANFVLPNSWSVLGYITMNCATLGDAMSRIMPFEKLVGDMGVSRAEVQGEHVHLVWTCRYEQPRIRRHLVENVLGSWLHYARWIADTQLSPACVWLEHARPDAVTLAEYEAFFGCPVRFDQAYSALVVPLAYLQLPLRQADAQLLRTLEEHAMGLLATLEDASLAQQVENILRGLLKEGLPRKEQVAEQLSVSVRTLQRQLQQAGTSYQQILDELRQELAEHYLLNSTLPIQDIAQYLGFTEPRSFHRTFKSWRGMPPGEFRLRNRR, encoded by the coding sequence ATGCCATCGCTCGGCTTCACTTCCGTTCCGCCGCTGCTCAAATACCTGCGCCATGCCGAACAGTTGGGCATGGCCATCGAGCCTGCGTTGGCGGCGGCCGGGTTGCAGGCGCAGCAGTTGAGCGACAACACCTTGCGCCTGCCGGGTGAGGTTCACGAACGCTTGCTGGATTATTTCTGCGAGCACTCGGGCGATGGGTTGTTCGGGCTGCATGCGGCGAATTTCGTCCTGCCCAATTCGTGGAGCGTACTCGGTTACATCACCATGAATTGCGCGACGCTGGGCGATGCGATGAGCCGGATCATGCCGTTCGAAAAACTCGTCGGCGACATGGGCGTCAGCCGCGCCGAGGTGCAGGGCGAGCACGTGCATCTGGTCTGGACTTGCCGCTACGAGCAGCCACGGATTCGCCGGCATTTGGTGGAAAATGTGCTCGGTTCGTGGCTGCACTACGCGCGCTGGATCGCCGATACGCAGCTGTCGCCGGCCTGCGTATGGCTGGAGCATGCGCGGCCGGATGCGGTGACGCTGGCCGAGTACGAGGCGTTTTTCGGTTGCCCGGTGCGGTTCGATCAGGCGTATTCGGCGCTGGTGGTGCCGCTGGCGTATTTGCAATTGCCGCTGCGCCAGGCCGATGCGCAATTGCTGCGAACCCTGGAAGAACACGCGATGGGTTTGCTGGCGACGCTGGAAGATGCGTCGCTGGCGCAGCAGGTGGAAAACATCCTGCGCGGTTTGCTCAAGGAGGGCTTGCCGCGCAAGGAGCAAGTGGCGGAGCAGCTCAGCGTTTCGGTGCGCACGTTGCAGCGGCAATTGCAGCAGGCGGGGACGTCGTATCAGCAGATTCTTGATGAGCTGCGTCAGGAACTGGCGGAGCACTATTTGCTCAACAGCACGTTGCCGATTCAGGACATTGCGCAGTATCTGGGCTTCACCGAACCGCGCTCATTTCATCGCACGTTCAAGAGCTGGCGCGGGATGCCGCCGGGGGAGTTTCGGTTGCGGAATCGGCGGTGA
- a CDS encoding DUF6124 family protein has product MFKVTPNPPPTDPASPYESADSKKFHEATDRALDHYLGPSSAEFMAPPYKSNTLYMANPEADNESLLADACETLGSATVMLNDQAGLVNGSQRKTLQGIAQIVMVAEMAVNRVLDRLVPTD; this is encoded by the coding sequence ATGTTCAAAGTAACCCCAAACCCGCCACCCACCGACCCGGCATCTCCCTACGAATCCGCCGACTCGAAGAAATTCCACGAAGCCACCGACCGCGCCCTCGATCATTACCTCGGGCCGTCCAGCGCTGAATTCATGGCCCCGCCCTACAAGTCCAACACGCTGTACATGGCCAATCCCGAGGCCGACAACGAATCGCTATTGGCCGACGCCTGCGAAACCCTGGGGTCGGCGACGGTAATGCTCAACGATCAGGCGGGGCTGGTGAACGGCTCGCAGCGCAAGACGTTGCAGGGCATTGCGCAGATTGTGATGGTTGCGGAGATGGCGGTGAACCGGGTCCTGGATCGGTTGGTGCCGACTGATTGA
- a CDS encoding glyoxalase superfamily protein, producing the protein MSFGKTTPILRIFDEAKAVEFYVDFLGFKIDWQHRFEANFPLYLQVSRGECVLHLSEHHGDACPGSALRIETDELEAFQQQLMAKDYKFSHPQIQAMPWGSQDMTIADPFGNRLVFTNAISL; encoded by the coding sequence ATGAGCTTCGGCAAAACCACCCCGATCCTGCGGATCTTCGATGAGGCCAAGGCTGTCGAGTTCTACGTCGATTTTCTCGGTTTCAAGATCGACTGGCAGCATCGCTTCGAAGCGAATTTTCCGCTGTATCTGCAGGTGTCACGGGGCGAGTGTGTGCTGCATCTGTCCGAGCATCACGGCGATGCCTGTCCGGGTTCGGCGCTGCGTATCGAGACTGATGAGCTGGAGGCATTTCAGCAGCAGTTGATGGCCAAGGATTACAAGTTCTCGCATCCGCAGATTCAGGCGATGCCTTGGGGCAGTCAGGACATGACGATTGCCGATCCGTTTGGCAATCGGTTGGTGTTTACCAATGCGATCAGTCTTTGA
- a CDS encoding N-acyl-D-amino-acid deacylase family protein: MQYDTLIRNALVIDGSNTPGYKADVAILNGRIERIGDLPHARASEEIDAAGRVLAPGFIDVHTHDDTVVIRQPQMLPKLSQGVTTVIVGNCGISASPVTLKGNPPDPMNLLGSAAAFVYPRFSDYRAAVEAANTTLNVAALVGHTALRSNHLDDLFRTATPDEITAMRAQLRDSLEAGALGLSTGLAYASAFNASTDEVMQLTEELTAFGAVYTTHLRSEFAPVLEAMDEAFQIGRHAQSPVIISHLKCAGVGNWGRSPQLLAALEEAAKTHPVGCDCYPYAASSSTLDLKQVTDAHRITITWSTPHPEVSGRDLIDIAGEWKLSLEETAKRLQPAGAVYYGMDEADVRRILAHPLSMVGSDGLPEDPFPHPRLWGAFPRVLGHFSRDVGLFPLHTAVHKITGLSAARFGLQERGEIREGHWADLVLFDPATVRDVADFNDPQRAAQGIDGVWVNGVLSYCDGQANGARAGRFLARQGDLRDNFR; this comes from the coding sequence ATGCAGTACGACACCCTGATCCGCAACGCGCTGGTTATCGACGGCAGCAACACGCCCGGCTATAAGGCCGACGTGGCAATTCTCAATGGCCGCATCGAGCGCATCGGCGATTTGCCTCACGCCCGCGCCAGCGAAGAAATCGACGCCGCCGGCCGGGTGCTGGCGCCGGGTTTCATCGACGTGCACACCCACGACGACACCGTGGTCATCCGCCAACCCCAGATGCTGCCCAAGCTCAGCCAGGGCGTGACCACGGTGATTGTCGGCAACTGCGGCATCAGCGCTTCGCCGGTCACTTTGAAGGGCAACCCACCCGATCCGATGAACCTGCTCGGCAGCGCAGCGGCGTTCGTCTATCCGCGCTTCAGCGACTACCGCGCCGCCGTCGAAGCGGCCAATACCACGCTGAATGTCGCCGCGCTGGTTGGCCACACGGCGCTGCGCAGCAATCACCTCGACGACTTGTTCCGCACCGCGACTCCCGACGAAATCACCGCCATGCGCGCGCAGTTGCGCGACAGCCTCGAGGCCGGCGCGTTGGGTTTATCCACAGGCCTGGCCTACGCCAGCGCCTTCAACGCGTCCACCGATGAAGTCATGCAACTGACCGAAGAACTGACGGCGTTCGGCGCGGTGTACACCACCCATTTGCGCAGCGAATTCGCTCCGGTGCTGGAGGCGATGGACGAAGCATTTCAAATCGGCCGACACGCGCAATCACCGGTGATCATTTCCCACCTCAAATGCGCCGGCGTCGGTAACTGGGGACGCAGTCCGCAATTGCTCGCAGCGCTGGAAGAGGCAGCGAAAACCCATCCGGTCGGCTGCGATTGCTACCCGTACGCGGCGAGTTCCTCGACCCTGGATTTGAAGCAAGTCACCGATGCGCACCGCATCACTATTACCTGGTCGACGCCGCACCCGGAAGTCAGCGGTCGCGACCTGATCGACATTGCTGGCGAATGGAAACTGTCGCTGGAAGAAACCGCGAAACGTCTGCAACCGGCGGGCGCGGTGTACTACGGCATGGACGAGGCCGACGTCAGAAGAATCCTCGCTCATCCGCTTTCGATGGTCGGCTCTGACGGACTTCCCGAAGACCCGTTCCCGCATCCGCGCCTGTGGGGCGCTTTCCCACGGGTGCTCGGCCATTTCAGTCGCGACGTTGGCCTGTTTCCGCTGCACACCGCCGTGCACAAGATAACCGGTCTGTCGGCGGCGCGTTTTGGCTTGCAGGAACGCGGCGAGATTCGTGAAGGGCATTGGGCGGATCTGGTGTTATTTGATCCGGCGACCGTGCGCGATGTGGCCGATTTCAACGATCCGCAGCGGGCGGCGCAGGGAATTGACGGGGTGTGGGTCAACGGCGTTTTGAGTTATTGCGACGGACAGGCGAATGGGGCGAGGGCAGGGCGGTTTCTTGCGCGACAGGGCGACCTGCGCGACAACTTTCGTTAA
- a CDS encoding MurR/RpiR family transcriptional regulator: MDILYQIRARQDSFSAGEGRIARLMLDDVGFAASASLEDLAQRAEVSTATLSRFARTVGCRDLRDLRLQLAQASGVGSRFLDPAGTPEQSAFYGQIVGDIETTLRQHLAGFDESRFADAVKLLGQARMIHAFGMGGCSTLCSDELQVRLVRLGYPIAVCHDAVMMRVTAASLNAEQVLIACSLTGITPELLETVELARNYGARILAITRGDSPLAELADVVLPLQGAETSFIYKPTAARYGMLLAIDVLATELALASPEDNQERLRRIKLALDEYRGGDDHLPLGD, from the coding sequence ATGGACATCCTCTACCAGATCCGCGCCCGCCAGGATTCCTTCAGTGCCGGCGAGGGGCGCATTGCGCGGTTGATGCTCGACGATGTCGGCTTTGCCGCCAGCGCCAGCCTCGAAGACCTCGCGCAACGCGCCGAGGTCAGCACCGCCACGCTGTCGCGCTTTGCCCGCACGGTCGGCTGCCGTGACCTGCGTGATCTGCGTCTGCAACTGGCCCAGGCCAGCGGCGTTGGCAGCCGGTTTCTCGACCCGGCGGGCACGCCTGAGCAGTCGGCGTTCTACGGGCAGATCGTCGGCGACATCGAAACCACCCTGCGCCAGCATCTGGCCGGTTTCGACGAATCGCGCTTCGCCGACGCAGTGAAATTACTCGGTCAGGCGCGGATGATTCACGCGTTCGGCATGGGCGGTTGCTCAACCCTGTGCAGCGATGAATTGCAGGTGCGCCTAGTGCGCCTCGGTTACCCGATTGCGGTGTGCCACGACGCGGTGATGATGCGCGTCACCGCCGCCAGTTTGAACGCCGAGCAAGTGCTGATCGCCTGCTCGCTGACCGGCATCACCCCGGAGCTTTTGGAAACCGTGGAGCTGGCGCGCAACTACGGCGCGCGCATTCTCGCCATCACTCGCGGCGATTCACCACTGGCCGAACTGGCCGACGTCGTGCTGCCGCTGCAAGGCGCAGAAACCTCGTTCATCTACAAACCGACGGCGGCGCGCTACGGCATGCTGTTGGCCATCGACGTGCTCGCCACCGAACTGGCGCTGGCCAGCCCTGAAGACAATCAAGAACGTCTGCGGCGAATCAAACTCGCCCTCGACGAATACCGTGGCGGCGACGATCACCTGCCGCTGGGAGACTGA
- a CDS encoding GntP family permease, with protein MTPSFGYWLLVYAAVAIIALIVLIARYRLNPFIVITLISLGLALVAGMPPSAVVGAYEAGVGKTLGHIALVVALGTMLGKMMAESGGAEQMARTLIEKFGEKNAHWAMVCIAFLVGLPLFFEVGFVLLVPIAFTVERRVGVSILMVGLPMVAGLSVVHALVPPHPAAMLAVQAYQASVGQTLLYAIAIGIPTAIIAGPLYAKFIVPRIQLPADNPLEKQFLDREPRDKLPGFGITMATILLPVVLMLIGGWANLISTPGSAFNQFLLFIGNSVIALLLATLLSFWTLGIAQGFNRESILKFTNECLAPTASITLLVGAGGGLNRILVDAGVTDQIVGLAHEFHLSPLIMGWLFAALMRVATGSATVAMTTASGVVAPVAIGLGYPHPELLVLATGAGSVIFSHVNDGGFWLIKEYFNMTVAQTFKTWTVLETLISLVAFALTVGLSYLL; from the coding sequence ATGACGCCTTCCTTCGGCTATTGGCTGCTGGTCTACGCCGCCGTGGCCATCATTGCGCTGATCGTGTTGATCGCCCGTTACCGGCTCAATCCGTTCATTGTCATCACCCTGATTTCCCTGGGCCTGGCGCTGGTGGCCGGGATGCCGCCGTCGGCGGTGGTCGGTGCGTATGAGGCGGGTGTCGGCAAAACGCTGGGGCATATTGCGCTGGTGGTGGCGTTGGGAACGATGCTCGGCAAGATGATGGCCGAGTCCGGTGGGGCCGAGCAGATGGCGCGCACGCTGATCGAGAAATTCGGTGAGAAGAACGCGCATTGGGCGATGGTCTGCATCGCGTTTCTGGTCGGCTTGCCGCTGTTCTTTGAAGTCGGTTTCGTCTTGCTGGTGCCGATCGCTTTCACCGTGGAGCGCCGCGTTGGTGTGTCGATTTTGATGGTCGGTCTGCCGATGGTTGCCGGCCTTTCGGTGGTGCATGCGCTGGTGCCACCGCACCCGGCGGCGATGCTCGCGGTGCAGGCCTATCAGGCCTCGGTCGGGCAGACCTTGCTGTACGCGATTGCGATCGGCATTCCGACCGCAATCATCGCCGGCCCGCTGTACGCGAAATTCATCGTGCCGCGCATTCAATTGCCGGCGGACAACCCGCTGGAAAAGCAATTTCTCGACCGCGAACCGCGCGACAAACTGCCGGGTTTCGGCATTACGATGGCGACCATTTTGCTGCCGGTGGTGCTGATGTTGATCGGCGGCTGGGCCAACCTGATTTCCACCCCCGGCAGCGCGTTCAACCAGTTCCTGCTGTTCATTGGCAACTCGGTGATCGCGCTGTTGCTGGCGACTTTGCTGAGCTTCTGGACGCTAGGGATTGCCCAAGGTTTCAACCGCGAATCGATCCTCAAGTTCACCAACGAATGCCTCGCGCCCACCGCCAGCATCACCTTGCTGGTCGGCGCGGGTGGCGGCTTGAACCGGATTCTGGTGGATGCCGGCGTCACCGATCAGATCGTCGGCCTCGCCCATGAATTTCATTTGTCGCCACTGATCATGGGCTGGTTGTTCGCCGCGCTGATGCGTGTCGCCACCGGTTCGGCGACGGTGGCGATGACCACTGCATCAGGCGTTGTCGCGCCGGTGGCCATCGGTCTGGGTTATCCGCACCCTGAGCTTTTAGTGCTGGCGACCGGCGCGGGCTCGGTTATCTTTTCCCACGTCAACGACGGCGGCTTCTGGTTGATCAAGGAATACTTCAACATGACGGTCGCGCAGACGTTCAAGACCTGGACCGTGCTCGAGACGCTGATCTCGCTGGTCGCTTTCGCGCTGACCGTCGGCCTTTCCTACCTGCTGTAA